A section of the Scleropages formosus chromosome 12, fSclFor1.1, whole genome shotgun sequence genome encodes:
- the tmem47 gene encoding transmembrane protein 47 yields MASSANGAEEVRGSVLTPLKLVGLVCIFLALCLVVGAVLSPAWVTADNQYYLSLWESCWKAAASDGWQCGSTLETDWQIATLALLLGGAGLILLSFLVGLVSVCVGSRRRFYRPVAVMLFAAVVLQVCSLVLYPIKFIETISLRIYHEFNWGYGLAWGSTIFSFGGAILYCLNPKNYEDYY; encoded by the exons ATGGCTTCCTCCGCCAACGGAGCGGAGGAAGTCCGCGGCTCGGTGCTCACGCCCCTGAAGTTGGTGGGCTTGGTGTGCATCTTCCTCGCGCTATGCCTGGTGGTCGGGGCCGTGCTCAGTCCCGCGTGGGTCACCGCCGACAACCAGTACTACCTGTCCCTCTGGGAGTCGTGCTGGAAAGCGGCGGCCTCGGACGGCTGGCAGTGCGGCAGCACGCTGGAGACAG ACTGGCAGATTGCCACTCTGGCCTTGTTGCTGGGCGGAGCTGGCCTCATTCTGCTCTCCTTCCTGGTGGGtctcgtgtctgtgtgtgtcggCTCTAGGAGACGCttctacagacctgtcgccgtGATGCTGTTTGCTGCAG TTGTGCTCCAGGTGTGCAGTCTAGTGCTCTACCCCATCAAGTTCATCGAGACCATCAGCTTAAGGATATACCACGAGTTCAACTGGGGCTACGGTCTGGCCTGGGGATCCACCATCTTTTCCTTCGGTGGGGCCATCCTCTACTGCTTGAATCCCAAGAACTACGAAGACTACTACTAA